The following proteins are encoded in a genomic region of Pectinophora gossypiella chromosome 6, ilPecGoss1.1, whole genome shotgun sequence:
- the LOC126367769 gene encoding peroxisomal acyl-coenzyme A oxidase 3 produces the protein MEDLSFVPNLPSGPLDVYRNSASFDWKRLKLALEGDIDLLKLKYKIWRTLEKDPLFAHNTVTPSVEEQKRITQLQLKRINEYKFLTDDMFKAGYSKRTRALMTINEAVQSLNPSVSVKMAIGIYLFSNALLSLGTERHRKFYEATISKREILASFALTEIAHGSDARLMRTTATYDPTHRQFVIHTPDFEAAKCWVGNLGRTCTHSLVFAQLITPDGTNHGLHGFVVPIRDPDTLETYPGLIVGDMGEKIGVGGIDNGFIMFNQYRIPRENLLNRTADVTEEGVYESSFSEPGRILGAALENLSAGRIGIMQESCHSIASVVAIAIRYSATRKQFGNRNDEIPLLEYPLHQWRLFGHVAAAVVFRIYIESFTRVYLNIIEKSNAGMKVDNLSAAVSEIHAMVSCSKPTITWETLHAAQECRECCGGHGYLKCANLGEIRNNHEPTVTYEGDNNVLQQQAGNWLLRQWELALNGNPVDSPLGTVEFLNDYSKILATKFHCTETSQLTPEFITATYKWLICWLLRHTHETYETELNRGLSKFQAKTKCQVYRSRTLTRAYAEYLALIFSLKSIEKKEKSLQPVLYKMFALFGLWSLDKHLVELYQGGYCGGEACARLVREGVLELCGQLRGEVVSVVDALAPTDFVLNSVLGKSDGKLYQNIQKAFFSQPGVFERAAWWRDVVPASKL, from the exons aTGGAGGATTTAAGTTTCGTCCCGAATCTCCCGAGCGGGCCTCTGGATGTGTATAGAAATAGCGCCTCATTTGATTGGAAGCGATTGAAATTGGCCCTAGAGGGCGATATTGATTTGCTGAAGCTAAAG TACAAAATATGGAGGACACTAGAGAAGGACCCTCTGTTCGCTCACAACACGGTCACGCCCTCCGTAGAGGAACAGAAGCGGATCACCCAGCTGCAGCTGAAGAGGATAAACGAATACAAATTCCTCACCGATGATATGTTTAAAGCTGGTTATAGTAAAAGG ACACGGGCCCTGATGACAATAAATGAGGCGGTGCAGTCACTCAACCCCAGCGTGTCGGTGAAGATGGCAATCGGCATATATCTGTTCTCCAACGCGCTGCTCTCACTGGGAACCGAGAGACATCGCAAGTTCTACGAGGCCACCATCTCTAAGagagag ATACTAGCAAGTTTCGCGCTAACAGAGATCGCGCACGGGTCGGACGCGCGACTCATGCGCACCACAGCGACGTACGACCCCACTCACCGACAGTTCGTTATACACACGCCCGACTTCGAAGCCGCCAAATGCTGGGTTGGTAATCTAG GCAGAACATGCACACACTCCTTAGTCTTCGCACAGCTGATCACTCCAGATGGCACGAACCACGGTCTACATGGCTTCGTCGTGCCCATCAGAGACCCTGACACCTTGGAGACATACCCTGGGCTTATTGTTGGAGATATGGGCGAGAAAATCGGGGTCGGGGGTATTGACAATGG GTTCATAATGTTCAACCAGTACCGGATACCACGGGAGAACCTGCTCAACAGAACAGCTGACGTCACAGAGGAGGGGGTGTACGAGAGTTCCTTCTCTGAGCCCGGACGGATACTGGGCGCGGCGCTAGAGAACCTCTCCGCAG GTCGTATCGGTATAATGCAAGAGAGCTGCCATTCAATTGCAAGCGTTGTGGCCATAGCAATACGGTACTCTGCTACCAGAAAGCAATTCGGGAACAGAAATGACGAGATACCTTTACTCGAATACCCGTTGCAT CAATGGCGGCTATTCGGCCACGTGGCAGCGGCGGTAGTGTTCCGGATATACATAGAGAGTTTTACCCGGGTCTACCTAAATATTATAGAGAAGTCCAACGCTGGGATGAAAGTCGATAACTTG AGCGCAGCGGTTTCAGAGATCCACGCGATGGTGTCGTGCAGCAAGCCCACCATCACGTGGGAGACGCTGCACGCGGCGCAGGAGTGCCGCGAGTGCTGCGGCGGACACGGATACTTGAAG TGCGCAAACCTTGGCGAGATCCGCAACAACCACGAACCAACAGTGACATACGAGGGTGACAACAATGTGCTCCAACAACAAGCCGGCAACTGGTTGCTAAGACAGTGGGAGTTAGCATTAAACGGCAACCCAGTGGACTCGCCGCTGGGAACCGTGGAGTTCCTGAACGACTACAGCAAGATATTGGCAACGAAGTTCCATTGTACAGAGACTAGCCAGTTGACGCCCGAAT TTATCACCGCCACCTACAAATGGCTAATATGCTGGTTGTTGAGACACACACACGAGACATACGAAACAGAACTTAATAGAGGCCTATCAAAGTTCCAAGCTAAGACGAAATGTCAAGTATACCGCTCTAGAACCCTAACCAGGGCATATGCTGAATATTTAGCACTGATATTTAGCTTAAAATCAatagagaaaaaagaaaagagccTCCAACCagttttatacaaaatgttCGCGTTATTTGGTCTATGGTCGTTAGATAAGCATTTAGTGGAGTTGTACCAGGGGGGTTATTGTGGGGGGGAGGCGTGTGCCAGGCTGGTCAGAGAGGGGGTGCTGGAACTTTGTGGTCAACTGAGGGGGGAGGTGGTCAGCGTGGTCGATGCGCTTGCGCCGACAGATTTTGTGCTCAACTCCGTGCTTGGAAAGAGTGATGGGAAG CTGTACCAAAACATTCAGAAAGCGTTCTTCAGTCAACCAGGGGTATTCGAACGGGCTGCGTGGTGGAGGGACGTAGTACCGGCGTCCAAGCTGTGA